One window of Trichomycterus rosablanca isolate fTriRos1 chromosome 2, fTriRos1.hap1, whole genome shotgun sequence genomic DNA carries:
- the mcoln1b gene encoding mucolipin-1b translates to MATAVLKQAESEEQDSEKERLLTAVTFDDGVNDRSDGGHSIPPSLNLQGSLFPKQVQEEEEEELRRKLKYFFMSPCDKYHAKGRKPYKLILQLLKIIIVTLQLVMFGLSNQMVVMFKDENTDSFKHLFLRDYQDDSDGLAVHTQNDVYQHINYTIEQYLTLPKNAVSQYAYVMGSGVNKSALTLCQRYYKKGSIQPINDTFNIDPHVITDCIGVDPPTDPSAPFPELYKNFSLQFHKLINVTIDFKLKAINIQTILNNEIPDCYTFSVTILFDNRAHSGKVKISLLNQASIRECSDPNVYGHRENYLRVAFDVLVAIVCGLSLTLCGRSILKGIILQNEFVCYFRQSLGQRVCWGDRLEFINGWYLLIIISDVLTIIASFIKIGIETKNLASYDVCGILMGTSTLLVWVGVIRYLSFFQKYNILIITLRAAFPNVIRFCCCVAAIYMGYCFCGWIVLGPYHTKFRSLSTVSECLFSLINGDDMFATFSEVERSSTLVWVFSQLYLYTFISLFIYMVLSLFIALITGAYETITQQAQEPPHSSDLHAFIAQCTDTPTSGKFQSPDQPESCSLFCCFN, encoded by the exons ATGGCAACCGCGGTATTAAAACAAGCCGAGAGTGAGGAGCAGGATTCAG AAAAGGAGAGACTGCTGACTGCTGTGACGTTCGATGACGGCGTAAATGACCGCAGCGACGGCGGTCACAGCATTCCACCCTCACTAAACCTTcaggggtctttgttcccaaaACAAgtgcaggaggaggaggaagaggagctgCGCAGAAAGCTGAAGTACTTCTTCATGAGCCCATGTGATAAGTACCACGCCAAGGGACGTAAACCCTACAAACTAATACTGCAGCTGCTCAAGATCATTATCGTCACCTTACAG ctgGTGATGTTCGGGTTGAGTAATCAGATGGTGGTGATGTTTAAGGATGAAAACACAGATTCCTTCAAGCATCTCTTCTTACGAGACTACCAGGACGACTCGGACGGTCTTGCCGTACACACACAGAACGACGTGTATCAGCACATTAACTACACCATcgagcag TATCTCACGCTGCCTAAGAACGCTGTGAGCCAGTATGCCTATGTGATGGGCTCAGGAGTAAACAAGAGCGCCCTCACTTTGTGTCAGCGCTACTACAAAAAGGGCAGCATCCAACCCATCAATGACACCTTCAACATCGATCCTCACGTCATCACCG ACTGTATAGGCGTGGATCCACCTACAGACCCTTCAGCTCCTTTCCCTGAACTCTATAAGAACTTCAGCCTTCAATTCCACAA ATTGATAAATGTCACCATCGATTTCAAACTTAAGGCTATAAACATCCAGACCATCCTCAACAACGAGATTCCTGACTGCTACACCTTCTCCGTCACT atTCTCTTTGATAACAGAGCCCACAGTGGGAAAGTGAAAATCAGTCTGCTTAACCAGGCCAGCATCAGAGAGTGCAGCGATCCAAATGTGTATGGACACA GGGAGAACTACTTGCGGGTGGCGTTTGATGTGTTGGTGGCTATCGTGTGTGGTCTCTCTTTGACACTGTGTGGACGATCGATACTGAAAGGAATCATCCTGCAGAAT gagtttgTGTGTTATTTCAGACAGTCTCTGGGACAGCGTGTGTGTTGGGGAGATCGTCTGGAGTTTATTAACGGCTGGTATTTACTCATCATTATCAGTGATGTACTTACCATCATCGCCTCCTTCATCAAGATCGGCATCGAGACCAAG AACCTGGCATCCTATGATGTGTGTGGAATTCTGATGGGCACGTCCACTCTGCTGGTGTGGGTGGGGGTGATACGCTACCTCAGCTTCTTCCAGAAGTACAAT ATCCTGATCATAACTCTGAGAGCTGCGTTTCCCAACGTGATCCGCTTCTGCTGCTGCGTCGCTGCCATCTACATGGGCTACTGCTTCTGCGGCTGGATCGTTCTGGGACCCTATCACACtaag TTTCGTTCCTTATCTACAGTGTCGGAGTGTTTGTTCTCGCTGATAAATGGAGATGACATGTTTGCGACATTTTCAGAGGTGGAACGCAGCAGCACACTGGTGTGGGTGTTCAGTCAGCTTTACCTGTACACCTTTATCTCACTCTTCATCTACATGGTGCTGTCCCTCTTTATTGCCCTCATCACAGGAGCCTACGAAACCATCACT caaCAAGCTCAGGAGCCTCCACATTCATCAGATCTTCATGCGTTCATCGCTCAGTGCACCGACACACCCACATCAGGAAAGTTCCAGAGTCCGGACCAGCCTGAGTCCTGTTCTCTCTTCTGCTGCTTTAactag